GGTAGATATCTCCGAGATATACAAGGACAGCGTACCCTTGCAGAGCTTTAAGAGCTTGGTAAATTCTGGCTTCGTAATTGGAAGTATACTCAGTTCCTTTGCCGACAAATGTATAGCCATAAGCATCTAGGGTAATGGTAGAAAGAGAGCCATGCAGTCCTTCAGTCCCCATAGGTAATAGTCGGCAACAGTGATCAGGATCACGGTTCAGTTGTTCGCTTACAAGCTTGACCAAGTCTGATCGCGAAAGTGGATGTCGACCGTTCGACGAAAGTTTCTGGTGCGAGGACAGATTCGGACACTCGGGATCAAATTCGCGTTTATGAGAGAGACCTTGGAGGCATGCTTGTGTACAATACTCTTTGTTTGGAGGGCAACTCTGACCGGAACCCTTGGGACTACTTTGAGGATTCAACGTTCACTGTCGTTTTCTCCTCTGCACAGGAATAAGGTCGAGCACTGCGGGAAGTAGACAATGAACTGAATTCTTCAAGATGCTTCAGCCCTAGCACTTGCCCTTGTAAGCGCAGACTGAACTACTCCTCAATTTCACCCCAGGCGAGCCTTCTTAGCCATCAATATTTGTAGGATATCGTCTTTAGCGGCGAAATGAGGTCGAGCACTACGGCAGTCGGCAATGAACTGGATGCTTCAAGCGCATCAGATCTTGCCCTCGCTCTTGGTTGAGGACCACTTGCTCTCCATGTCCGTCTCCAAAGCAGTGCATGACGGCCTCTTTCATTCTTCGTTAAGAAGTACCCGAACGCTATGAGTGCCATCTTTTCTAAGGAACCGCCGATCTCCGCTGTCCCAAAATTCCGGCTCCAACGGCCTTTACTCACGCCACACGCAATCTTTTAGATTCACGTTCTTCAGGTTCACACCGCAATCGTTTGAGAGAACCAGGCCGCTTGTGCATCGGCCGAGGGTCCAATGTGCAGCGGTGGAAGTCGATGATTAACGCTCGTTTAAGCTCGGCATTCCAGAGAATGTTTTCCGGGCGAAGGTCCTGGTGGGAAACGCCCAAAGAACGGATTTCCCTTACTGACCGAGAGATCGCACGTTGAATGGTCTTGTCAAGGGTTATATGCTCCACGCTCTCGCCACCCCAGCCCATAAGGAGCATATGACGAATTTCTCCTGCAGCGTGGAGGAAGTAGACCTGGGCCAAATTGATAGCTCCGAGAAAGACTGGGACTGCCGAACCTTGGGCCCGCTGGAGGACACGGTAAACCTCTGCTTCGCGCGacaccttcttccagcgtTTCGAAGTCGTCCCTTTCCCGACAATAGTGTACCCGAATGTGGCACAAGTAATCTTGAATGGTGCACCGTAGGACCCACAATGGCCTATTGGAGTGCAGTTATGATCGAGATCTTGATCAAGCTGCGCCTTGAGTTTCTTCACTAGGTCTTCTGCGCTGATCAGGTGGCGGACGTCACTTCCGCCGAGTGTATGCAGCTTCGTGTTCGGACAGTCAGCGTCAAGCGTGCCGGCTTGCTGTAGCCCTAGAAGGCACTTTTGTGTGCAATATTGAGCAACATGTGGACGAGATTGTCCGCTTTGGTACCTTTGCGAATCTGTTCGGGGTGCGGAGCGTTGGGTTGAAGGGGACGATGTAACCTGGCTAAATCCCCGCTTCCGTCCAGCAGATGCGGCAGGGTCTACCTCGGAATCCGAAGAATCCTCTTGGTGGTGCTGGTCGGATGAAGGCGCGCAGCCAGAGGCTGCTCGTGTGGTCACTCGACGGCCTTTGGTGACAGGAGACCCCgctggagacgatgaagGTACGTACTCAGAGGTAGTCTGCTCAGGAGTAGTATATTCGGAGCCAGCATAGTCCACGCTGGCGTCCTGTGGTAATTCCGCTGCTGGAATCTGGGAGCGCTCACTATCGAAACTCGTGTGCCAAATCGGTAGCCTTGCTTTGGCGGCATTTCGCCAGGCCTGATCACGAAGAGGAGTGCGAAAACTCATCAGACAGAGACATAGAGTCCTCTCAATTCGAGTCATGGGAGCCCGGAGTCTTCCGACACCCTCTGTTCTGTACATACTGGGGTCACCAAGGTCGTAGTAGAGGGTAGTTGGGTCGTCGTAGGGCACCCAGAGCTGCACATCCATCAGGCCGTTCGTTAGGTATGAATACTCGAGCCCTTCTTGAATCATCACGTGGAATTCTTGGACAATCGCGGATCCGACCAGCCGCGCGGCGTTATATCTTGATTTCTCCGGCTCTTCCGTCGGGACAGTATCCGGTTCTACGATTTCGTGCCAAAAATCGATCGGCCGGAGTCCTTCACGCAGGACCGCCACGGATAGCTTATGGGGTGGTTTGTATTCGACCGTAGTGAGCAAGGTGCTCGTGGCCCCGTCGACTCGATGGATGCAAAATTGATCCGGCTTCGAAGGTTTTGTGGTTGATGGCTGGCTAGCATCggtttcatcatcttcgtccagaGCATTGGCGTGATTATCGAACCACACTCCGCTGCCTAACCGGAACTCCTCGCGAGCATCCGGTATTTTACATAACTCAGTGACGATATCATGCACATGATCTTCAACGGCGAGTCGCTCATAGGTCTCTAAATCCTGTTCGCTGCTAATGGGTCGACGCGCGAATCGTCGGCCATGGTCTTCCAACGCAACAAGCGGCGTGAATAACTGTTGTGCATCCTCTTCTGTCGGTTGAAGGTAGCGGCAAACAGACTCATAAATTTCCCGTTGTCTAGCTTCACGTTCGGTCCACGGAAGCAGTCGTATAGGGCAGTATTTTCCGGTGGGAGAAGGGATTTTGCCTGTCGTTGAGCGTGACGGTGTTTGAGCTCGTAGGGGCCGCCAAAGGAGATCGTGGCAATGACGGATGAACTCTGAAAAAGTCGTCGGTCGGTTGCGCTCCCTCTCTTGCCACTCCCGTTCCTCTGCCTGTCTTTGGCGTTCCTCTGCCTGTCTTTGGCGTTCCTCTGCCTGTCTTTGGCGTTCCTCTGCCAGCCTCCTCTCCTCATCTGCCTGCTTCTCCCTTTCCTCTGCCTGCCTTTGGCGTTCCTCTGCCCatttcctttcctcctccgccttgagGAATAGTTCCTTGTAGTCAGGCGAGCTGCTTCCACTCATCGTGGCCGAGGGAAAGGGTGAGAAGCCCCATGGCGACTTTGTCCATACTGTCCCTGTTTATCGATTGTCAGGAGCGGCATTTCGGTAAAAGTATTTATCCGCCGAATGCGGACTCGCTGATGAGGCTCCGTCCCCTCCTGGGGGACTTGTGGACCGAGGTTTCCCATGGTTTAAAATCCTGTCGTGTACACTATGACTTCTATGTCGTGTCCGTCTGTCAAGCTGCCCTTTGGGCAGAAAATTGTCAGATAGTACGACCATCACACGTCCCCATTCATGTCAGTAGCGTTAGTAAAAGCACATTCAAGCTAAAGATAAATACTGATTCAAAGATACCTAGATCTATTGGCGTGTTCCATTTTATCTGCTGAGCGCCTTCTCTAGATTCAAACTCCGATACATACACAAGCTGCTATGCTTCTTCTGTCCATCCCAACTTGttcttcctccccttcttcctcctcctccccctcctcaATGCGCCCACCTGTAGTCTACACTCACCCGGTCCGAGGCCCATCGTCTCATTCATCCTAAAAGGGCGGCCTCCTCTTATCTGGTCGGAAATTGCGGCTTGCGCCCTGTTTTAGTCCCCTCCATTTGCTGATAGTCGCATCAGAGTCCACCAAATGTCAGAGTTAGGGAATGGCTGCCAATTCGTACCATCTTGCTCAAGTATATCCCGCGACTGAAGCAATGAAGTGGCGGCTTTAGTGCCCATTAGTTTCTGCTCAGTCCCTTGGGAAAGCACTCGTGACGAAGGCTTGGCACAAACTCTGATGCCATAGACGCTGTATGCAGAGGTACATGCATCATTTCGTTGAGTGTTCCGTTTGGAATCAACCTTTGATTCGACCAGCCCATATTATTCCGGTCGACTTAATTTTCGTCACGATTGGGTGTTGAACATGAGACAAATTATCCCACAAATGAAATCTACAAGTGGAGTGTAGTTCGCAGCTTATCTGATGGATGGATATGGTAGGAGCGGTAGCTCCACAGCGTCAAAACATTGCATACCTAATTGGTACGTTAGAAGGACTTGTATCTTATCACCTGGAGTCCTCCAGTATCAGGCCCCCCTGGGTCTTAAAAACAGAGAAGGGCACAATGGCTTTCTTTAAAACTTGGAAAGAGCTATCAATCAGACCTGATAATGGAGGACACGCTGGAAATGAAATCCTCTATAGCCATCTCCTCGTTGTCCATGAGGACCTTCAAATGGTCGACTTTACCCTTGATCTCTCATACGCTGCCAGGTCCTTCAACTTAGCAGCTACAAAATTTTCGACGTCCTCTGTGTGCTCATGGTAGTTCATGCGCTCATCCCACCACTGCGCACCCTTGTGCTTTCGCAGCTGCATATAAGGTCAGGTCAGCATGTCAAAAGAGCCACTGGAAAGAAGCATGTGGAGCCACATTGCGCCTGTGTCTCTAGACCACCTGACCAACTCCGAAAGTTCTTTGGGGCCATTTTCTGCCATTCctatctcttcctcctcctcaagtACATGTATGCAAGTCTCGAGACATTTGAAATAGCGATCTCTAGCCTTTGGGGCCTCGCCCTCTTCGACGTCCCACTCGTCGTTCAGGGcggtcaaggagaagccaCCAGGGAGCAGACCCAAATAATTGAGCTGGTCCGGCGAGACCCACTCGATGTCCACTACTCGATAGAACGCCCATAACAGCATCGGAAGTCAGGATGATCGAGGCTTTTCGAGCGTGTCAACCCATCCCAGCGGCAGACCTAAGATGGCAGAGACCATGAACTGGGAACGACTTTATCCGTTATGCTTCTTTGTCATCATGTCGTCGCAACTTCATCACAATCCTTCATGATCTCATTCCACTGCATTCGACTCCACCACTCCGGCCTTTTGACTGCGTCCACAAAATGTTTCATTGCAAGCACCATCTGCGCCGACCAACGCTCCTTACTAACCTTCCCAataccagcagcaagggGTGCCATCAAGAGACGAGTGAGTTTCTTTTCAGAAGCCCGATTATGCCCCTCAACCTTACATAACAAACTCCAGACACTCTCATAGACAACCTCCCGGTCCCAGACGACATTCATCGGCTCCCGCATAGTTGAACAGACAGCCAGCCAGGCACAGCGCCGTGAATTCTGCTCCAGTGGGATAGGAAACTGCACAAGCGTGCATGTCCCCCTCCCCACCGGTGGGGGTCCCGAATCctcgccatttctcgtatAGCTCCAGCTGCACTGCGCGCATTAAGGCTTCGTAGTCATCGCGTGGGCTAAAAGCTAATGAGATGACGTCGTCGAAGCCCCCATCTAGACGGCCGTACGAGTTTGCAGGTGAGACAATCAGTTCGAAGATTACTGAGGGTCAAGCCGGTTCAGGCGCGAGTTGATCGGGGTGATCGTGAGCTTTGATGGCAACTCGGGCCAgtgctgttgctgcgctGTTTGGAAGGCGGTGACGAAGTCTGCGTCGTGGCAGAGCAGGATGATTTCCGGGATGTTGGCAATCATTGTTGTCTCCTTGATCTACTTCGTTCGCAACAAGATCCGCTTATGATGGGCTGGCAGATGGTTATGTAGCATTATTCATGTTGCTCAAGAAATACTACGATCTGCGGGCTAATAGGTATGTAGTAAACAAGGCAATGAAAGGACATAATCTCAAGATCCGTCCTCAGAGTACAGGGAGAAATAGGAACGGTTTGGATCTCGCGGTGTCAGTTTCTGCGTCTCTGCGTGAGCGATCATTATCGTTCTCCGGTTCTTACACCAGCGGCGGGCCCAGCCGAATACAATTAAGAATACGCAGAGTGCACCGGAAACTACGCCCACAGATATGAAAACACTTGACTTATTCACACTGAGCGATTGTGATGCCTGATATACAGCATCTGAGTCCCCACCAGTCGGCCGAGCGGTACGAGTACCAGCATTGGACAGTGATTCGTGACTCTGTACTTGAGTGGAAGTGACTGATTGAAGGTCTCTAGGGTGGCTGTGTTCCCATGATAGTGCGGCTGGCAATCCCCCGGAATCAACAGACTGTACCATGGTAGCAATTGTTAGTTTGTTGTATGTCGTGGTCAGTTTGGTAACTGACGTAGAGTCAGATCGCGTTGGGATAGGTTTTGTCAAGGCATGCAGATGCATTGATAGCGACGACGGAGGGGATAGATTGGCTATACTGTTATGCGATGATGGACTCAGAAGGACAGTTACCCGGAAGTCCTCATACTCTGCAGATTGAGATGGTTGGGTTGGCTGAGTCGGCACAATGGGGTGGTCGTTCTGTATATGCGTAGTATTCCCTGTAGGGTGGCCGCCGGTGAgccgtcctcctcggtctaGGCGGGATGGCCGGCTAACTGTTGCCAGCTGAAGGGATATAGCTTCGCTGTTTTCTTCATTTAAATGCTTAACTGTAGTCACGACGAAGTTTTCAAAGGTAGTACTCGAGTGGCTTAGCGTAGCAACTGAGGATTCTTCTCCCACTGAGGCACTGATACTAGCACCGCTCGTGGCAGTACCTTTAGGAGTCTGACCATTTTCGGCTCCGCCTTCCCGGCTTAAGGAGCGGTTCGCTGACTCAAAGAGCTCGGAGATATTATCAGGCGAGGTGCCCATTGTAACCAACTGCACAGAGATTCCTGGCGTCCAagatcctgctgctgtggagACACTTGACAGCGATTTTTCTTCAAAGTCACTTGTTTCACTAAGCTTGCTCGCCATTGACGTGGGCTCATTCTCATTACCGATAGGAGCAACCACGCGATTGTTTTCCAGCTTGCTGGTGGTAGTCAGCTGGCTATCCACGAGCGAAGGGATTTCGCTTCGGACAATATCCGTTGTAGAAATTATCGGTTCATCATCTGAGGTCGGAGGTGCAGAACTTCGGCTTGGCTGTCCTTGAGACAGTGTGCTGCCACCGAGAGTTCCATGAGCACTACTGGCCGGACTTCGGTAGTATGCGCTAGATAAGCCCGTCGTGCTACCCATTTCGCTGGTTGGGCTGATTCGGCTTGCAACGGATGTCCCATCAAGTGATTGATGAGCCGATCCATCGCTTACAGTATCTGCAATGGAAGAGGTTCTTGTTCTCGTAGCGGCCACGCTTTCATCGCGAGTGGAAAACGTAATCTCACCAGTATTCCAGCCACCGAGCGTCGTGGTCGAGGATAGCTCCCGGGAGAAACCACTCCTACTGGAACCGCTCGCAGTGCCTTCCTGAGAAACAGAACCGCTTGCTGTCTCGTCGACACCCCGACTGGGAGTCCCACTGGACATCTTCCTTGTCCCAGGTTGTGAGGCGTTGATTCTAGGAGCGCTCATTGTAATTGGCTGCTCAGTAATTCTCTGCGCGGAAGATTCCGCTCTCATGGAAGACACAGCCATGGAGCTGGGTAGCTCAAAGTCGTCACTTCTCTCATCAGGCCTGCTCGCTGCCAGTGTGGATAAATTCACGCTATCCACAGTAAGAGAACCGAGACCAGTGCTGCCCATCTCACTGGTTTTAGCATACTGACTCTCCACATGTGAAACGCTCTCCTGAGCAGTCGGGGTTACCGAGATTATCAGTTCGCTATTTAACTGGGAATTCTCAGTATCTAGGCTTGATTGCCCCAGGGACAGCGTGCTATCCACTACAATTTCGGAGGCAGTACTGGCCGAGCTTGAGTAGTATGCGCTAGGTAAATACGTCGTAAGACTCATTTCATCATTCCGACTGATTCGACTGGCAGCGGATGTCATATCAAGGGATTGACGAGACAGCTCCTGATTCGCGGCATCTGTAACGGAGAAAGGCCTGTTGCTCAGAGCGGTCGCACTTGTATCGAGAGTCTCATTAGTCATGATATCCGTTCTTTGAGAGTGGCTTCGCGACATGGTCGGCGGCGTGGATGTCGCATGGGGGCTAGAAGGCGAAATAGGTATCTGCACAGAACGTATTTCTGTGAATGGGCTCTCCATGATAGCACGTCTTGAAGTCGTTGGCGAGTCTACGGTGAACGTAGAGGCGGGATAATTATCTTGTGAGTGTACAGTGGTCGGCCGCGTAATGCCAGGTATTCTGGGAGAAGGTAATGCGAAAGCAGCATTGTCCTCCAGAGTCATCGAAGGACCCGGTATAGAGCTACTAGCAAAGGCGTGTGTGCTAATACTCACGCTTCCTGAAAAGAGGTCAGTGGCCATAACCGCGATTGCACCTATAGAAATGCTGTTTCTTCATAGTTCAAGCGACATCGCTGCGAAGAGCGATATAAAAAGGAACAGCTACCGTGCTAGCTCTCTGCTCATTTGTCTGATAAAAACAGTGCGACCCTGTAAATTATTACACCTCACAAACCATAGCTATACTATGAATGATTGTTTGATATATCAGCTGCATTGTTTGGGCCTATACCTGTTCTACGAACCCTGACTGGTGCCCAATAGGAATCGTCGGTGCCCATGGAACCAGTTGAACAAGGATGAAAGTGCTTCGAACTACCATGGCCAACGCAACCAGCTATGTTCAACAAACATGTAAGACCACCGACCTTGGCACAACGATAAGCTCGCGTGATTGATAATAACACCCCTAAGCCCTTACTTAAATCGGGTTGCCAGTTCCGTGCATGCCCCTTGCGCGATGTAACTGCGGCAAGCGATGGCAGTAATACAACCCCAAAAGGGCAAAACAAATGGTGCACCAATCGTATAAGGACGAATATCAGGGGCTTCTCGTTATAGAATGTTGTCTACTTCCAAAAATTGTCCTGATCACACATCCGTCAAACTCTCGGAACGGTAGCGGTTAAGTGTGCCGTGCAAGACTCCAAACAATATCTTCTGGGCTGGTATATGCCCTACAGCGAATAAATGTCGGATATCATAGCGCCCTCTTGTCACTAGTTCCACTCAGTAACTGTAGTGGATGGATCATTGACAGAAGTGGAAGTCGGTTGAACGCATCTGGCTTCCATCCCGGCAAGGGGTTTATGGATTGTCTTCTGCCTCCAACACCGTGTAGGTAGTGGATGATGCTTGGATGAGAACGATAAGAAGTCTATCAGTGCAAGTGTCCGTCCGAATATCGAATACTTGTGTTGCACAAGGCCAACAACACCATGTATCCTATCAAATTGCGAAGACGACAAAAAGTGCCAACGGAGACTATACATGCGTAAGGCGTCGTATAAATTGGTACTAGCACCTATATTTTGACGCCTAGCTTGTGCAGGCCTCCTAGAGCGGTCCTGTTTAAGACGAGATGCGTACAAGTACGGTACTGTACTGTACTTCATCCCAGCCCGCCCAAAGAAATGATCTTCCAGAGGTTGACTGCTAAGCTTTCCAGTTGCGCTGTCCGGCTGTCTTAGTTCATCCAATCGGCCACGGGTGAAATACCTTCTGGACTGCCTTCTTCAATCCTCCGATTCTCCTCAGAGCGTAGAACTTCAGATAGTAGCGCTGTGAACTGCGTGTCGGAAGGCGGCGTAAGAGTGCTATGGGTGATAGACTCCACGTTGTCGGCGAGAGTGTGGTTCTCT
The DNA window shown above is from Aspergillus fumigatus Af293 chromosome 1, whole genome shotgun sequence and carries:
- a CDS encoding putative serine-rich protein, with product MATDLFSGSVSISTHAFASSSIPGPSMTLEDNAAFALPSPRIPGITRPTTVHSQDNYPASTFTVDSPTTSRRAIMESPFTEIRSVQIPISPSSPHATSTPPTMSRSHSQRTDIMTNETLDTSATALSNRPFSVTDAANQELSRQSLDMTSAASRISRNDEMSLTTYLPSAYYSSSASTASEIVVDSTLSLGQSSLDTENSQLNSELIISVTPTAQESVSHVESQYAKTSEMGSTGLGSLTVDSVNLSTLAASRPDERSDDFELPSSMAVSSMRAESSAQRITEQPITMSAPRINASQPGTRKMSSGTPSRGVDETASGSVSQEGTASGSSRSGFSRELSSTTTLGGWNTGEITFSTRDESVAATRTRTSSIADTVSDGSAHQSLDGTSVASRISPTSEMGSTTGLSSAYYRSPASSAHGTLGGSTLSQGQPSRSSAPPTSDDEPIISTTDIVRSEIPSLVDSQLTTTSKLENNRVVAPIGNENEPTSMASKLSETSDFEEKSLSSVSTAAGSWTPGISVQLVTMGTSPDNISELFESANRSLSREGGAENGQTPKGTATSGASISASVGEESSVATLSHSSTTFENFVVTTVKHLNEENSEAISLQLATVSRPSRLDRGGRLTGGHPTGNTTHIQNDHPIVPTQPTQPSQSAEYEDFRVTVLLSPSSHNSIANLSPPSSLSMHLHALTKPIPTRSDSTLLIPGDCQPHYHGNTATLETFNQSLPLKYRVTNHCPMLVLVPLGRLVGTQMLYIRHHNRSV